A genomic segment from Nicotiana tabacum cultivar K326 chromosome 7, ASM71507v2, whole genome shotgun sequence encodes:
- the LOC107809387 gene encoding pentatricopeptide repeat-containing protein At5g27110: MIIFSASKILKFSTKSQRLYTSSTPNFIDLLQLSIESQSLKYTKQLHSQIIHLGLDQDSIIATNLISSYIACQNPVDSQLVFDTFKHKSLYLWNILINGYAKNKFFGQSIKLFNQMCRSEVTPDEFTISGIVKILGELRDIVSGKIVHGKCVRNGVVLDTVVANSFMSLYSKCGVFQDSLKVFDEMPQRNISSFNVVISGYTGEKERVLDDKLWDFVKDMQIEGWKFDAFTVSTLLSLCGEVKKYWHYGKELHCYIVKTGLESDFVVCSDVHLGCCLIDMYSKSFKVELARRVFDRLKHKNVFAWTAMINGYVLNGNFDEALVLFKDMQVEGVEPNKVSLISILPACCSFDRLKGGKQIHAFSTRRGLNHEVSFCNALIDMYSKSGSVRCARRVFEFHCVTKDAISWSSMISAYSLHGNGRGAIILYEEVIQNGIKPDMITVVGVLSACARSGLVDEGIRIYDSAVNDYDLEPTLEMCACIVDMLGKAGQFDRALDFIKSMPVKPGPSIWGALVNASAIHGNSEVQNLAYRFLIQMEPENPSNYVSLSNLYASSQRWDVVARVRTMMKDKGLKKFPGCSWISINTETHSFYVADKSHPCSVVIYEMLDQLILAMKRDDSCIGFEDTVKVYE, from the coding sequence ATGATAATCTTCTCAGCAAGCAAAATCTTGAAATTTTCAACCAAATCTCAACGTCTTTACACTTCTTCAACTCCTAATTTCATTGACTTACTTCAACTTTCAATTGAATCTCAATCTCTCAAATATACGAAACAACTACACTCCCAAATCATTCACCTTGGACTTGACCAAGACTCCATTATAGCAACTAACCTCATCTCCTCATACATTGCATGCCAAAACCCAGTTGATTCTCAGCTTGTTTTTGACACTTTTAAACATAAAAGTTTATATCTTTGGAATATTTTGATTAATGGGTATGCTAAAAATAAGTTCTTTGGACAAAGTATTAAGCTTTTTAATCAAATGTGTAGAAGTGAAGTCACTCCTGATGAGTTTACCATTTCGGGTATTGTGAAAATTTTGGGTGAATTAAGGGATATTGTTTCTGGAAAAATTGTTCATGGGAAGTGTGTGAGAAATGGGGTTGTTTTAGATACTGTTGTTGCTAATTCGTTCATGTCTTTGTATAGCAAATGTGGGGTGTTTCAAGATTCGTtgaaggtgtttgatgaaatgccgcAGAGGAATATCTCGTCGTTTAATGTTGTAATTTCAGGATATACGGGTGAAAAAGAGAGAGTTTTGGATGATAAGTTATGGGATTTTGTGAAGGATATGCAGATTGAAGGTTGGAAATTTGATGCATTTACGGTTTCAACACTTCTTTCTTTGTGTGGAGAGGTGAAGAAGTACTGGCACTATGGAAAAGAGCTGCATTGTTATATTGTGAAGACTGGTTTAGAGTCGGATTTCGTTGTTTGTTCTGATGTTCACTTAGGATGTTGTTTGATTGATATGTATTCGAAAAGTTTCAAGGTTGAATTGGCGAGGCGGGTTTTTGATAGGTTGAAGCATAAAAATGTTTTTGCTTGGACGGCAATGATCAATGGCTATGTGCTGAATGGGAATTTTGATGAAGCTTTAGTACTGTTTAAAGACATGCAAGTGGAAGGAGTAGAACCCAATAAGGTTTCGCTTATCAGTATCCTACCTGCTTGTTGTTCATTTGATCGTTTGAAAGGTGGAAAACAGATTCATGCATTTTCAACTAGGAGAGGATTGAATCATGAAGTGTCTTTCTGTAATGCTTTAATCGACATGTACTCTAAGTCGGGATCTGTGAGATGTGCACGACGAGTCTTTGAATTTCATTGTGTTACTAAGGATGCAATATCGTGGAGTTCAATGATTTCTGCTTACTCCTTACATGGGAATGGTCGGGGTGCCATCATTTTGTATGAGGAAGTGATTCAAAATGGGATCAAACCAGATATGATTACGGTTGTTGGAGTTCTCTCTGCTTGTGCTAGATCAGGGTTGGTCGATGAGGGCATCCGGATATATGATTCTGCTGTAAATGATTATGATTTAGAACCAACTTTGGAGATGTGTGCATGTATCGTGGATATGTTGGGTAAAGCAGGCCAGTTCGATAGAGCATTGGATTTCATCAAATCTATGCCTGTGAAACCAGGTCCTAGTATATGGGGTGCACTTGTGAATGCCTCTGCAATTCATGGAAATAGTGAGGTGCAAAATTTAGCATATAGATTTCTTATTCAGATGGAACCTGAGAACCCCTCAAATTATGTTTCCCTTTCAAATTTATATGCTTCTTCCCAGAGATGGGATGTTGTTGCTCGGGTGAGAACAATGATGAAAGACAAAGGGCTGAAGAAGTTTCCTGGTTGTAGTTGGATTAGCATTAATACTGAAACGCATAGCTTCTACGTTGCTGATAAGTCTCATCCTTGTTCTGTTGTGATTTATGAGATGCTAGATCAACTCATCTTAGCGATGAAGCGAGATGATTCTTGCATTGGCTTTGAAGATACTGTGAAGGTGTATGAATGA